tcagtccaaaaccacacctgctgcagcctgagaagcaggaagttcctcccactgtcacacacagacgactgtgagagaaaacgagactgaatcctatcagtgttcgtggtaaaatggcagaagccagagttGCAGTGGATGTAAACGAGTTCAGCTGTGCAATCTGTCTGGATCTACTAAAGGATCCAGTGGCTATTccctgtggacacagttactgtatgagctgcattaagagctgctgggatcaggaagatcatgctggagtttacagctgcccccagtgcagacaaACCTTCgtacccagacctgttctgggcagaaacaccatgctggctgaagtggtggagaaactgaagaagactggactacaagcagctgctcctgctgaccagtatgctggacctggagatgtggagtgtgacgtctgtactgggagaaaacacaaagctgtcaagtcctgcctggtgtgtctggcctcctactgtgaaactgacctgcagcttcacaacaaactccaccatgcaaaacagcacaagctcattgatgccatcggccatctgaaggacaaggtctgttcccaccatgacaaaccgctggaggtctactgccgtaccgaccagcagtgtatctgttatctctctacgatggatgaacacagaggccatgatacagtctcagctgctacaggaagggcggagatacaggtcaggctaatttaaaagaatttcccctttctatctaaaagaatttccccaaagggatcagcgaaagtatcaattattgttcttatctaaaagtaaattttaaataaatggattttgtcttaACACATGTTAGTGTAATTGCTACGAAACACTCAGATCAAGTCTGgttcggtaaagttgtcatgacctacttgtccggtcttactagcggggttactagcttgtcggatttaaggtagtctgggcaaaatgtaagtaaacgaatatgaagtccatttaaactgtggtaccttacatccgacaagttaccccgaaaagccagtaacccttcatAGTACAGAAGAACTCACTAGAGCCACAGTACAGTAAGGCCGTGCCGCCGAAGATGTTTGTACGGGACGCCATgacactcaaaataaaataataagtatatcaaaaaatataaataaaatgataaatatttcaataatgaatccttttatttttaaataatttcataaaatttcataaatttcataaaattatgtttcataataacacttgtcttctatgtataatttttaaatttgacaatttattgtttcgtaataatgttgcgattttcattagacaattattattataaaataatattttcacaataaagtttaacttttcacattatccacatgcatatttatactgcatcaggaggtgttttgcaggattggcactgcagccaccggataaaactcacactgttccattgggactggtgtggtgctgaggtgtcacccactgcacggctgcactcaggttctcatccctgaggtggttcgtcgtgtggtgggtgcggtaaggcactgtactcagtgtgtgctccttacctccgtaccttaccttaccttaccttaccttacctacatcaacacagtacaaatgtacatgttaaAAAAGGTCTTTCGGTACCAAGATATACGtagattaatacttttctattcaaggtTAAAGGGTTCAGCCTTTAAAGCATTGTGTTGGTTGCCATAggataatattttggctttcaatgataaccagtgaagctcaaaatttatgacaatattaacaaagaggttcattgttttgtctaatatgctgaattatgtctgacttggaacaaatgaagtaaaagtagtcagggctgcagtgggactgaatatctaacctggaattcaagcccccggacagcccaatataaaactatataaacaattacactgttattatatgtttctattcacacatccatttgcttggctactgaacacacattcttacctacatgctttaattttaccttcatgtcatttttaccggcacatttcactaatattaataacgcgtggagcagctttgacataaataatgaagcttcgcctcagtgcctgtccttgtgtctcttccccgtgtggccagcagccatcgctatccatcccctttgtcctctcatcgtctttggccctagtgtgttcttccttttccccacatggctgcatttggctcattgggatgagtgtgtgacacagaggctgggaccagctggttaagggtttgaggcaggtcaggaaccaacctcacctctttcatttaattattgcttttctattcttcccagtgtttgttagttctctgttctgcttgtgaagcttgtgccttgttttattatgttccacatgtttctgtactttctaagtattgaattccttgtgtgtgtttcttactttcagtgtttgtgggagttttcctagtcttgtgttcattaatataagttactgcacttgttgcctgttttccctgcactgttgttattggttaattgtctcacATCTGTCTTTGTTAATTCGCTACAGCAGCCTGAGCATTAGATTGGCTACAGAAACCTGCAATGCaggttgtgtgtctgacacagacaatcacattttgtgcagcgtcagtgtgagccatcggactttattctgtattccccactcctccatcaggctgcctcgactgcagccatgttttctgcagaatgagacTCTGGGAATTTTCCTGCTCCCAATAATAAGGTCAACAGCTCAGtcttatcatttataaaatggcatttgactgctaaataagcttccatatgtatgaatgtccacatgtcagatgttagtcttactgctttggcatttctcacctcttcctttgctttctctttttctatcttaaatgtttctgtcaccaaaccctttcatgtttgcctggatgggagaatgtaggttggatccaggatccccacaacctccctaaatcctgcgttatccactatggtgaagggttgtgcatattgaccaaagcctcatcaatcatttgtttcttggtctctatactgggaaaattatacagattattgggtaataccctcacccaaatctgatattatgtattcatacaattattattatcattcatacaattattattaaattattgaattattaaattaattattgaaaatgaattattattaaattattatgatgattaaaacttacgctgcagtgtgtgtgtacgccgaaatatgtgctgtacaacaggtttgaaaccggtaatgaggattgtgccacattttcagtttccaaagcagtcacatggttgagtgcagaatgaagcttcagatgaccatggtcacgtgttcagggtggaacgaaggaaactgaagctgtgcttcagaatgtagtgaatcgcttttttattgtcaagcttaacatcactagctgccccattccctctgttagtctacgtgtcattttcttagctactttttccctggtgagttttgaccccttattgttcctttattgtgtgtctttccagtttggttcagtctccttaattccctttgtcttggagcttttaagtggatcctcaccttgtttccctgcctgcaccaggctgcgccccaacatgcacattaaatatatgatatgttcaaattctgaagaatctttaatgaatcccattttacacattttcctttctgaatttgCGTGGAACATCAGTGATGCAGACTTTGTCACAGTTTCCATATGAATGGGTCAAACAGtccaatattaaaccaacttcCCTGCAGATTCAGAGTTTTTAGGGTCgcaggagaaaagatgcattgttgttgttcacagtgcagtttatacacagtggcccattatcaactgacatgcgatctgacatcaatctaataggacgtcagttgagtagccggtcctgcagtgcagcccaggacacattcgccttcacattgctataagaatgtggccatatgcagcccagaccacctcctaatgtggtttgagtgatcggatctcaatgcatcttcaatgcgtcctgggtaattagcgctgtccacttgtgattggatcacccaggacgcatgttaataccaggtggaaacaggaccaaagggtctatgtccattgaatcctacctacagtcaataaatcattaatgaatatccatccatccatccatccatccatccatccatctcctatccggtaatccaggtcagggtcagggggagtgcctggagcctttcccaggcagcatagggcccaaggctggggtccaccctggacaggatgataaatgaatgtaatctcagctaatgaaacaaacttgttttgttGTCTTGTTTTctatctgtagaaacaaatgggtgaaatacagagggaatttcagcagagaattcagatgagagagaaggagctgcaggagctgagagaggctgtgggctcagtcacagtgagtatgaacctgaggagaagataacagctggcttgtaATCATATTGTATCTTCTTTCAGATtcaacagattgcagatttacagacttgtgcggattaatcaaattaatgctgctgtgggttattctgggtcagtgggataaagttgctggattacagagtttaaccaagtgttgcagcagtagtagtttatttatttaaaaaataccataaaaggcccatttgagaaaaatgcaacttttcacaacccagcgtaatgcaaataaacactaaaaaagtcacctattaaactgagacctaatggtgacaaccaacctgccccatacagccaccagtctctgccaaatccctgcagctgacagtgtatgagcttaatgagcGATCATTTCCAATCTGTGCTGGatgggtttcagtacctgaggcgTCCAGCATGGTGTCgctccaaaccccagccctgtgctgtttttatacctcctgtcggctcacatctctattgtacaatgaggctctctggagtctcaaaaggggccaattgtaatttaccgtcctctgctccctgtgtcaccaacagagctcagcacagtcagcagtggaggacagcgagaggatattcactgagatgatccgctccattgagagaagacactctgaggtgacaaagctgatcagagatcaggagaaggctgcagtgagtcaggctgaaggagacatggacagactgaagcaggagattgatgaactgaagaggagacactctgagctggagcagctttcacacacaaagGATCAcgtccatttcctccaggtaacagaacagctactttggcaataagaaaaccagagtattcaaatggatgcatgttctcatttgtatttcaactagtctgtcattggtcagatgttaaaggttctgttaattagattgcaatacacatttgtgttgatgaagctgtttaatcagactgtgtgtctgtagaggcgccaggctcttcctgtcactcctgaagctggatttggacccagaatctctgtcagtcccagatctgattttgggaatttgaggaaggcggtttctgagctgaaagatcaactggagaatgtttgcagaatgaaaatggcagagatccatcaccaggttaatacattttctagtctgttcatgttaatatagaccagggctggccaatcttacccagaaagggctgcttttgctggattactaattagaggactgattggctgaagggtctcacacctggggttgaacagctgcagagagagtatgcagtacagtcagcctcacatttgtgtgaccaagtcagtttgtttacaataagtttaaatctttgtgataactggtgaaagagcttcacattctactggctgcaaaacccagatcacatgaaacatgtttcttctacattacagaaaccaaaaatctgtattatgtgtaacttaccatgatttgcagtttgttaaaatgcaattttattttttattgtccctcataatgataataccccactgctgttatctccacagtgagtgaagtccatctcccacaagtaaattccttttactcacatcgctgtttctctctgtctccttctagttaccaaagacaccgtcctaccagtattagtgcccaggaccagagaagaattcttacactgtgagtctgttcacacacacacttctctctccctgtatgaggtggagtgtgttttattgtgtttcattttctactgctagtggagcttctctttctctctcccgctgcctccgggtctttcacatttacatgagctttttatctcagtggactttaaatccaattgctaagtaaggcaagtttattcagggtgcttttccactgcaccaggttcggtacttttggttctttcccttttccattaacttccagttgagtaccagtaccagaagttccagtaccaaaaagCACCACTGCAACTGCGATACTTTTTCGGTACTTCAGAACTTTGGTGTGGGACTTACAAACACGTTCATTGTTGTcttgcccggctcgtccacttctcatgtgtgccacgccccctgattacccacttgtgcttccctgatcgtctccagctttgtccacttactttgattagtcccgtcctatttaagtcctggtcttacctgtttcccttgtcagtcatagatgttagtcggcgtcagATGTTTTCAGTCCTGAGTCTCCCCATTAAACCCCCGTATACCCTGaatcctgcctgtttgcctgctttcCGCTTGCTCGCCCACCTGTGCGATTACCCGCGTCCAGCGAGATCGTGACAATTGTCAATTTAAAAgacaattttaaaaagtctaaaagcCCAAAAAACAAACAGTTAACTTAAAAGAAGTGACATTGTAGAGGCAGCGTATGACTCAACTCCTGCtgatttaatttattgagaacctgcagcaaacagtaacgttttaatccctgattataatgaactgacagtgttagcagacctcaggtcttcaggaagcttaTTCCATAGACAGGGAGCATAGAAactaaaagctgcttcagcctgtttggtcttcattctgggacactgagtaaagtttcaggggtctggatgcttcaAAGGTTTAAGGAAGTTAGTGCCATTTAGTGCCTTGTAGACAACgaataatatatttaaaaatcaacccaggaagccagtgcagtgattaaggagctgtgtgatatgctccacttccttggtgttagtgaggactctggtggcagcatcctggatgagctgcagctgtctgactgatttattaccaagacctgcaaagacaccatttcaatagtctagcctgctggaaataaacacatgaacaagcttttccgtatctggtttagagagaaatccttctctctctctcttattgtGCTAGTTTCAGCTTCTGTTGGGTGGATCTTAAGCAGACCTTGGGCTGGACCTGGGAACACTGTactgatgcctcatttccaccaacatggagccggtgctgggctggttgtcacttgatgccttttcagaacctgcctgcatttccaccagtttaaaaaatgaacataggtgacagtgagagtaaaggctcatatgtattccgttttgttggATTTGTTCTAATCTGTTCCAGAgtaagtttttataagctgccaactgtcctcTTACCGATCGCgctattaaagatgccaataactgaactttgcaatctgcctcatgatctcttcgccactcaagtgccactattttatttattagacctggttttcatttataatgcaaagttactccgataataagctggctagttgttttactgctggcaccggaaatattagacaaaactatattggtgattgactgaattatccaggtatgcggacggtttggacacg
This genomic interval from Brienomyrus brachyistius isolate T26 unplaced genomic scaffold, BBRACH_0.4 scaffold433, whole genome shotgun sequence contains the following:
- the LOC125729050 gene encoding E3 ubiquitin-protein ligase TRIM47-like encodes the protein MAEARVAVDVNEFSCAICLDLLKDPVAIPCGHSYCMSCIKSCWDQEDHAGVYSCPQCRQTFVPRPVLGRNTMLAEVVEKLKKTGLQAAAPADQYAGPGDVECDVCTGRKHKAVKSCLVCLASYCETDLQLHNKLHHAKQHKLIDAIGHLKDKVCSHHDKPLEVYCRTDQQCICYLSTMDEHRGHDTVSAATGRAEIQKQMGEIQREFQQRIQMREKELQELREAVGSVTSSAQSAVEDSERIFTEMISSIERRRSEVTKLIRDQEKAAVSQAEGDMDRRKQEIDELKWRHSELEQLSHTEDHIHFLQRRQALPVTPEAGFGPRISVSPRSDFGNLRKAVSELKDQLENFCRMKMAEIHHQLPKTPSYQY